A genomic stretch from Xenopus laevis strain J_2021 chromosome 6S, Xenopus_laevis_v10.1, whole genome shotgun sequence includes:
- the LOC108695367 gene encoding protein phosphatase 1 regulatory subunit 16A, whose protein sequence is MKRSSRTMIKRVTHRCTNRVWRRSQRKPPELRERRGQGRSMRCQRNGSLIPTSNHTNHLDCSVPYQLATQEDTGPDLSSECSHHPLAKLKRQCAAAKLQRHAPSPVTDREAQDFSGPAHQEPVYYTTASGEPPLLKLIAPAEETTPVQKRPFCGVM, encoded by the exons ATGAAGCGGAGCAGCAGGACAATGATAAAACGAGTAACACACAGATGCACCAACAG AGTGTGGAGGCGGAGCCAGAGAAAGCCGCCAGAACTGAGGGAGAGGAGGGGCCAGGGGAGGAGCATGAGGTGCCAGAGGAACGGGAGTCTGATTCCCACCTCCAATCACACAAATCACTTGGACTGCAGTGTGCCCTACCAGCTGGCCACCCAGGAAGACACGGGCCCCGACTTGAGCAGTGAATGCTCCCACCACCCATTGGCTAAGCTGAAACGACAGTGTGCGGCGGCCAAGCTCCAAAGGCACGCCCCATCCCCTGTAACTGACCGTGAAGCACAAGATTTCTCAGGCCCCGCCCACCAGGAGCCTGTGTATTACACTACAGCAAGTGGGGAGCCCCCGTTACTGAAACTCATTGCTCCGGCCGAGGAGACGACTCCAGTGCAGAAAAGACCCTTCTGTGGGGTGATGTGA